The genomic DNA TCGTGTACAACCTGCCGCCGTTCGGCTTCGATCACCGGCTCGCGACCGCCGATGCGAGCCTCTCCGGCGCGGTGTGCCTGCGCGGACTCTGGACCGGCGGCGATCCGCGGATGCAGACGAGCGTCAACGCGATTCGCGTGAACGCGAACCTGCGCGGCAAGCCCGCCATCATCGTGCAGGGCAGAAGCGACACGCTCGTGCCGGTCAATCACGCGTCGCGCCCGTATCTCGCGATGAACAGTCTTGCCGAAGGAGGGAGAAGCCAGTTGTCGTTTTACGAAATCACGAACGCCCAGCATTTCGATGCGTTCCTCAGCGTCGCCGGTTTCGATACGCGCTACTTGCCCCTGCAGTACTACAACCTTCAGGCGTTGAACCTGATGTGGAGTCATCTGAAAAGCGGCGCCGCGTTGCCGCCGTCGCAGGTGGTGCGCACGGTGCCGCGCGGCGGCACGCCCGGTTCGGCGCCCGCGCTCGGCACGGCGAATCTGACGCCGATCGCCGCGAGTCCGGGATCGAATGCGATCAGGGTGGGTTTCGGTACGATCAACGTGCCGCGTTAGGCGTCCGCCTGGTCAGTCCGCTTAGCCAGTCCGCTTAGCCAGTCCGCTCAGCCGCGCAGTTCAGCCGCTCGATTCACGCTCAATTCATTGGGCATCAACGAGCCCGTTGCGTGCGCTACAGCGCACGATTTACGCGATAAACGCTTCGGATACATAGGCTGCCTGTGCGCGATGACACATAATTTACCCACGTGGTGTCGTACTGTGCGGTATCGGAATCGGAGTCGCATGATGGACACGATGCTTTTGAGGTACACCGACTTGCCGATCGGCGAACGGGCAGCTTTCGAACTGGTGTGCGCGCGGCACGGCTTCGCGCCCGCGCATTTCGATGTGAGCGCAACGATCGATGCGCACGACACCGCGCGGGAACGGCGGCTCGTGACCGTGCGGCGTGGCGGCTGGGCGCAGTCGTATCACGAGGACAGCGCCGGGCATTGGGTTCGCGAGTTCGAAACGGATCTGAACTGCCGGTTCTTCAAGTAACTTCCGTCGTTCCCGTTCAGGCCAGCACGAGCCTCACGCCGACCGCGGTCAGCGTGGCGGCAAGCACATGGCGCAGCAACTTCTCCGGCGCTTTCGCGGACAGCAGGCTCCCCGCGACGATGCCCGGCAATGACCCCACCAGCAGCGACAGCAGCACCGACCAGTCGATCGATCCGAGCAGCCAGTGCCCCGCGCCGGCCAGCAGCGTGAGCGGCACCGCATGCGCGATATCGGAGCCGACGATGCGCGAAACCGGCAGCGCCGGATACAACAGCAACAGCACCGTTACGCCGATCGCACCCGCGCCGACGGACGTCAGTGTGACAAGCGCGCCGAGCACGGCGCCCGTCAGCATCGTTAGCGCGAGCGTGTTGCCGTATGCGGGCGTCGGCCGATGGCGCGACGCGAATGCCGCGAGCTGCGGGCGAAACACGAGCGCGGTCGCGGTGATCAGCAGCGCCGCGCCGAGCACGACCTGAATCAGATAGCTGCCGCGCGGCGTGTCCATTCCATATCGATGCAGCAGGATCAGCGTAATCGTCGCGGCCGGCACGCTGCCCGCGGCAAGACGCAGCGTGACGCCCCAGTCGACCGAACCCTTGACGCCGTGCACGAGCGTGCCGGTCGCTTTCGTCACCGACGCATAGAGCAGGTCGGTGCCGACCGCGGTGGCCGGGTGCACGTTGAACAGCAGCACGAGAATCGGCGTCATCAGCGAACCGCCGCCGACACCGGTCAAACCGACGAGAAAACCGACGAAAAGCCCGGAGGCGGAATACAAAAGATCAATGTGCGGAAGAGACATCGGGGGGAATGACATCAGGCGGACGGCGGACCGTCCTTAAGATTGGCCGATTGCACCGGATCGGCGATTTCTTTGCGGAAATTGACGAGCGCGTATGCCGAAAGACCCGTATTGTCGCAAAATCGGCAATCTTGGGTATTGGATCGTGTGACTCGAAGCTTACAATACGATTCGCTCGATCTTGCATTAATCACAATGAACTACGGCGTCGTCTACGCATTTCTCGCCTTCACCATCTGGGGGCTCTTTCCCGTTTACTTCAAATCGCTGCATCAGATCGCGCCGCTCGAGATTCTCGCACACCGCATGGTCTGGTCGATGCTGTTCCTGTTTATCGTGCTGACCGCGCGGCTGCAGTGGCGCTGGCTTGGGCCCGTGCTGCGCGACAAACGCCTGCTCGCGCGCTTCGCGGCGAGCGCGGCGCTGCTGTCGGCGAACTGGGGCACTTATATCTGGGCCGTGAACGCCGGGCATATCGTCGAGGCGAGCCTTGGCTACTTTGTCACACCGCTGGTCAGCGTGCTGTTCGGTCTTGCGTTTCTCGGCGAACGGTTGCGGCCCATGCAATGGTTTGCGGTGGCCATCGCCACGTCGGGCGTGCTATGGCTCACGTGGGAAAACGGCCGGCCGCCATGGATCAGCATTGCGCTAGCGCTGACGTTCGGCGGCTATGGGCTCTTGCGCAAGACCGCGAAGCTCGGCGCGCTCGAAGGGCTCACGCTCGAAACGATCCTGCTGCTGCCGATTGCCGTGCTGTACCTCGCGGTCTTGCCGCTGCATGGCGATAGCGGCTTCGGCGCGGCGCCGACCGGTTTGAAGGTGCTGCTTGCACTCGCGGGGCCGATTACGGCGATTCCGCTGTTGCTGTTTGCCGCGGGCGCGCGGCGCATTCCGCTGTCGACGCTCGGACTGCTGCAATATGTGACGCCGACATTACAGTTGCTGATCGGTGTGCTGATTTATCGCGAGCCGTTTAGCGGCATGCAACTGATCGGCTATGGCGCCATCTGGATTGCGCTTGCCGTGTATTCGCTCGAAGGGCTCGCGCGTGTGCGGCTCGTGCGGCAGTAGCGATAGCGCAATAGCGCGATAGCGAGCGGTGAGGCTCGCCGCTTCGTTTCGTGATTAAACTACCGGTCTTTGGTCTTTAGCAGGTCGACACTCCGGTCTTCAAGCTGGCGAATCGGTCCGCATTAAGTCAGGTTTGCATGAATCACGATTTCGAACCCACGCTGTCTGAGGCGCAAAAGCACTATGCGGCCGGCCGATTCGACGAAGCCGCGCGTCTGTTGCAAGGCGTGCTGGCAAGCGCGCCCGATCATGGCGAAGCGCACGCCGGTCTCGGTTTTATCGCTGCACGGCAGGGTGATCACGCGCGCGCGGCAGAACACCTCGTAGCGGCATCGACACGCATACCAATGCCTGTCGACGACCTGAACTTTGCTGCACAGGTATGTCAATCGGCACAACGCCACGATGATGCGATCGCTTTGTTCGAGCGGTGTCTCGCGCA from Paraburkholderia edwinii includes the following:
- a CDS encoding sulfite exporter TauE/SafE family protein, translating into MSLPHIDLLYSASGLFVGFLVGLTGVGGGSLMTPILVLLFNVHPATAVGTDLLYASVTKATGTLVHGVKGSVDWGVTLRLAAGSVPAATITLILLHRYGMDTPRGSYLIQVVLGAALLITATALVFRPQLAAFASRHRPTPAYGNTLALTMLTGAVLGALVTLTSVGAGAIGVTVLLLLYPALPVSRIVGSDIAHAVPLTLLAGAGHWLLGSIDWSVLLSLLVGSLPGIVAGSLLSAKAPEKLLRHVLAATLTAVGVRLVLA
- the rarD gene encoding EamA family transporter RarD, encoding MNYGVVYAFLAFTIWGLFPVYFKSLHQIAPLEILAHRMVWSMLFLFIVLTARLQWRWLGPVLRDKRLLARFAASAALLSANWGTYIWAVNAGHIVEASLGYFVTPLVSVLFGLAFLGERLRPMQWFAVAIATSGVLWLTWENGRPPWISIALALTFGGYGLLRKTAKLGALEGLTLETILLLPIAVLYLAVLPLHGDSGFGAAPTGLKVLLALAGPITAIPLLLFAAGARRIPLSTLGLLQYVTPTLQLLIGVLIYREPFSGMQLIGYGAIWIALAVYSLEGLARVRLVRQ